From a region of the Candidatus Binatia bacterium genome:
- a CDS encoding NRDE family protein yields the protein MTQFELSHVRQRCGALFVLWRALILDAVCTLALFHRTSRERPVVIAANRDEFYDRPTAGPAVLASDPWVVAGRDLVAGGTWLGLNAHGLVAGLLNRRTATAIDPTRRSRGQLCLDALRHDSVAAAAAFVVGEPADRYNPFNLLLASPVAACVVGNISGAMVRQDLAPGVHLLTNLDLNDFECPRLARSHELFNALVSTVDSADPETLCAALRGVLADHATPLDPRTRSPLNNLCVHTDVYGTRSSTIIVAAGVPVRWRMWYAPGPPCQDAPEPVALPEKSR from the coding sequence GTGACTCAATTCGAGCTCTCCCACGTTCGTCAACGCTGCGGCGCATTGTTCGTGCTCTGGCGCGCCCTTATACTCGATGCCGTGTGTACGCTGGCCCTCTTTCATCGGACCAGCCGCGAGCGCCCGGTCGTGATCGCGGCCAACCGCGACGAGTTCTACGACCGGCCGACCGCGGGTCCGGCCGTGCTCGCAAGCGACCCCTGGGTGGTCGCCGGACGAGACCTTGTCGCTGGCGGTACGTGGCTCGGCCTCAACGCCCATGGCCTCGTCGCCGGACTGCTGAACCGGCGAACGGCGACCGCGATCGACCCGACACGGCGCTCGCGCGGCCAGCTCTGCCTCGACGCGCTGAGACACGATTCGGTGGCGGCCGCGGCGGCGTTCGTCGTCGGCGAACCCGCCGATCGATACAACCCGTTCAACCTCCTGCTGGCCTCACCCGTCGCCGCCTGTGTCGTCGGCAACATCAGCGGCGCCATGGTTCGACAGGACCTTGCTCCGGGCGTGCATCTCCTGACCAACCTCGATCTCAACGACTTCGAGTGCCCGCGCCTCGCGAGGTCGCACGAGTTGTTCAACGCGCTCGTCTCGACGGTCGACAGTGCCGACCCGGAGACGCTGTGCGCCGCGTTGCGCGGCGTGCTCGCCGACCATGCGACGCCCCTGGATCCACGCACTCGCTCGCCGCTCAACAACCTCTGCGTACACACCGACGTTTACGGTACGCGGTCGTCGACGATAATTGTCGCGGCCGGAGTGCCCGTGCGCTGGCGCATGTGGTACGCCCCCGGCCCGCCCTGTCAGGACGCACCGGAACCGGTCGCCCTGCCGGAAAAGTCGCGGTAG
- a CDS encoding MoxR family ATPase produces MSAAAATFQSIEDVVERFGRQRYICNRRIATVVYLASHLQKPILVEGPAGVGKTELAKVLADALGYDLIRLQCYEGLDEAKALYEWEYAKQLLYTQILKDKINDVVGGAASLREAVDRIASEDDVFFSDRFILPRPLLRAISAPAPSVLLIDEIDKADSEFEAFLLEVLSDFQVSVPELGTLRARHIPLVVLTSNNAREMSDALKRRCLHLYIDFPAAGQELEIVRLKVPNISAALAQDVVAVVQRIRQVDLKKVPSISETLDWARALTLLNVEQLDEEIVHDTLNTILKYEGDMRKAQDELKDFVQKRQAQRAAAGAGEQAEKDLLH; encoded by the coding sequence ATGTCAGCCGCCGCGGCCACGTTCCAGTCGATCGAAGACGTCGTCGAGCGCTTCGGCCGGCAGCGCTACATCTGTAACCGGCGCATTGCCACGGTCGTGTATCTCGCCAGCCATTTGCAGAAACCGATCCTCGTTGAGGGACCCGCCGGCGTCGGCAAGACCGAGTTGGCCAAGGTGCTCGCCGACGCTCTCGGCTACGACCTGATTCGGCTGCAGTGCTACGAAGGGCTCGACGAGGCGAAGGCGCTTTACGAGTGGGAGTACGCCAAGCAGCTTCTCTACACCCAGATCCTGAAGGACAAGATCAACGACGTCGTCGGGGGAGCGGCGTCGCTGCGCGAGGCGGTAGACCGGATTGCCAGCGAAGACGATGTGTTCTTCTCCGACCGGTTCATCCTGCCCCGGCCGCTGTTGCGCGCGATCTCGGCGCCGGCCCCGTCGGTCCTGCTGATCGACGAGATCGATAAGGCCGACAGCGAGTTCGAGGCGTTTCTGCTGGAGGTATTGAGCGATTTTCAAGTGAGCGTGCCGGAGCTGGGCACCTTGCGCGCTCGCCACATCCCGCTCGTGGTGCTCACCAGCAACAACGCGCGGGAGATGTCCGATGCGCTCAAACGGCGCTGTCTGCACCTGTACATCGACTTTCCGGCCGCCGGTCAGGAACTGGAGATCGTGCGCCTGAAGGTGCCTAACATCAGTGCCGCCCTGGCGCAGGACGTCGTGGCGGTAGTGCAACGCATTCGTCAGGTGGACCTCAAGAAGGTGCCGAGCATCAGCGAGACCCTGGACTGGGCCAGGGCGCTCACGCTGCTCAACGTCGAGCAACTCGACGAGGAGATCGTCCACGATACGCTCAACACGATCCTCAAGTACGAAGGCGACATGCGCAAGGCGCAGGACGAATTGAAGGACTTCGTGCAAAAGCGGCAGGCACAGCGGGCAGCGGCGGGGGCGGGCGAACAGGCCGAAAAGGACCTGCTGCACTGA
- a CDS encoding VWA domain-containing protein: MDRKLIEFAALLRQNGVRVSMAENMDAFHAVKVLGLGDRVTFKDTLRATLIKRAIDAATFDELFDLYFTRLGEAISRSTANLMSTLDLDPAAFQQLLEQLQSILKDLDIELSDLARFLLTNNTGQLERLLREAARAADAQNIQRAFQEGRYSHAMAQSLGLAGLTAELDGLKARLDDAAGLDAADHERLRRFLERRLQDLTEMIKRAVRVELEKQDQSVRDSQRLQTLAEKSFYYLSEDEIRRMREAVTRLALRLKNVASIRRQRAKRGKFDLKRTLRHNLQYGGVPFKIRLDRRIKERPQVMVLCDVSDSVRNVSRFMLQFVYSLQDLYARVRSFIFVSEIGEVTHLFEEQDITKAVEQSLTGSIINVFAHSDFGRAFRSFHRDHIGAVNKKTTVLILGDARNNYNVPHEWVLREIRQRAKQLVWLNPENRLTWGFGDSEMDRYLPYCDVVEECRNLNQLYRVIDRLVS, encoded by the coding sequence ATGGATCGGAAGCTCATCGAGTTCGCGGCTCTCCTGCGGCAGAACGGAGTGCGGGTATCCATGGCCGAGAACATGGACGCCTTCCACGCCGTCAAGGTGCTCGGTCTCGGCGACCGGGTGACTTTCAAGGACACGCTGCGCGCCACGCTGATCAAGCGGGCCATCGACGCGGCAACGTTCGACGAACTGTTCGATCTGTATTTCACGAGGTTAGGTGAGGCTATCTCGCGCAGTACCGCGAACCTGATGTCGACCCTCGACCTCGACCCCGCGGCGTTTCAGCAGTTGTTGGAGCAACTGCAATCCATCCTGAAAGATCTCGACATCGAACTGTCCGATTTGGCGAGGTTTCTGCTCACCAACAACACCGGACAACTGGAGCGTCTGCTGCGGGAAGCGGCGCGGGCGGCCGATGCGCAGAACATCCAGCGGGCGTTTCAGGAGGGACGGTACAGCCACGCGATGGCGCAGTCTCTGGGGCTGGCGGGATTGACGGCGGAACTCGACGGGCTCAAGGCGCGTCTGGACGACGCCGCGGGGCTGGATGCGGCGGACCACGAAAGGCTGCGGCGCTTCCTGGAGCGGCGGCTGCAGGATCTCACCGAGATGATCAAGCGGGCAGTGCGCGTGGAGCTGGAGAAGCAGGATCAGTCGGTGCGCGACTCCCAACGTCTGCAGACGCTGGCGGAGAAGAGCTTCTATTACCTGTCCGAGGACGAGATCCGGCGCATGCGCGAGGCGGTAACCAGGTTGGCGCTGCGCCTGAAGAACGTTGCCTCGATCCGCCGGCAGCGCGCCAAGCGGGGTAAGTTCGACCTCAAGCGCACTCTGCGTCACAACCTCCAGTACGGGGGCGTGCCGTTCAAGATTCGCCTGGACCGGCGGATAAAGGAACGGCCGCAAGTGATGGTTCTCTGCGACGTGTCGGACTCGGTACGCAACGTGTCGCGGTTTATGTTGCAGTTCGTCTACTCGCTGCAGGACCTTTACGCGCGCGTGCGGAGTTTCATTTTCGTCAGCGAGATCGGTGAGGTGACGCATCTTTTCGAAGAGCAGGACATCACTAAGGCCGTCGAGCAGTCGTTGACGGGGAGCATCATCAACGTCTTTGCGCACTCCGACTTCGGCCGGGCGTTCCGGAGTTTTCACCGCGACCACATCGGGGCAGTGAACAAGAAGACCACTGTGTTGATTCTCGGCGACGCCCGCAACAACTACAACGTCCCGCACGAATGGGTGCTGCGGGAGATCCGGCAGCGCGCCAAGCAGCTCGTCTGGCTGAACCCGGAGAACCGGTTGACGTGGGGTTTCGGCGACAGCGAGATGGACCGGTACTTGCCGTACTGCGACGTCGTCGAGGAGTGCCGCAATCTCAACCAGCTCTATCGCGTCATCGACCGCCTGGTTTCGTGA
- a CDS encoding bifunctional nuclease family protein, with translation MSLEDAILMSVGGLTLDPVTKTPIVILKDRENKLNLPIWIGLLEATAMATELEGIKMARPMTHDLLRNVLSELGATVDCVEITDLKENTYFALIHLRINGAEVTIDSRPSDAISLALRTKSPIYVAKRVIETSSLLQQAEDANETDLSNVSRDKWSEILEKMNPDDFKYKM, from the coding sequence ATGAGTCTAGAGGACGCCATTCTCATGAGCGTCGGTGGGCTGACCCTGGACCCGGTCACCAAGACTCCGATCGTCATTTTGAAGGACCGGGAAAACAAGCTGAACCTGCCAATCTGGATCGGCCTGCTCGAGGCGACGGCGATGGCGACGGAGCTCGAGGGGATCAAAATGGCGCGTCCGATGACCCACGATCTCCTGCGCAATGTGCTCTCCGAGCTGGGCGCGACGGTGGATTGCGTGGAGATCACGGATCTGAAGGAGAACACGTATTTCGCTCTGATTCACCTGCGCATTAACGGGGCGGAGGTGACGATCGACTCGCGGCCGAGCGACGCCATTTCCCTGGCGTTGCGCACCAAGAGCCCGATATACGTCGCCAAGCGGGTCATCGAAACGTCCAGCCTGTTGCAGCAGGCCGAGGACGCCAACGAGACCGATCTCTCCAACGTCTCGCGCGACAAGTGGAGCGAGATCCTGGAGAAAATGAACCCCGACGATTTCAAGTACAAGATGTGA